The proteins below are encoded in one region of Ephemeroptericola cinctiostellae:
- a CDS encoding PhoX family protein, with amino-acid sequence MSELAQPSRRTLLKLLGGAPLLPLGTLTSGSFLMGLSGNAAAKTVSTNARYVSSYFTSMPAPSLANPAAMATTTVGSAFNVKLNDGTTQTYQLAYHTFFTTGDMVNATTGGHILAGGYFDINNQPIIDRSVAGKERQSFSDCPDGTSLLTLKNAKVAGVKGNPVFAVVQFEYATRDQSGASTYGMLPSPIAVLTLDQNPDTGKLDFVSYSNVDMSKVDGLWITCGASLSPWNTHLSSEEYEPDAFGLILEPESKASKQFKAFSKNLYGDEKHANPYHYGHMPEVTVHPDGTGSVKKHHCMGRISHELIQMMPDNRTALMGDDATNSGMFMFVADNAKNLSSGTLYVAKIGAGFNVDPSGAAAKLTWIKLGHATSEEVKHMADTLKPTDIMDVVLTDPNDSTFTKIFISGKANWIKLKPGMDKAAAFLETHRYAYLVGGSMGFTKMEGTTVNIKDKTAYSALSYMQDAMVVNGKGWNAQSGMTLEKPIKSGGIMMHKMMGRQKDSTGQMINSEWVPALTKALLVGEDIVADTLGNTANPDKIGNPDNLKFSETMRTLFIGEDSGNHVNNFLWAYNVDTKSLSRILSVPAGAESTGLHAVDEINGWTYIMSNFQHAGDWESPLHDKVKDILDPLIRANYKDRFGAAVGYLTGDATSLKL; translated from the coding sequence ATGTCTGAACTTGCCCAACCTTCGCGCCGCACATTGTTAAAATTATTGGGTGGTGCGCCTTTGTTGCCATTGGGCACATTGACCTCTGGATCTTTTTTAATGGGACTCAGCGGCAATGCCGCCGCAAAAACAGTCAGTACGAATGCACGCTATGTGTCATCGTATTTCACCAGCATGCCAGCCCCTTCTCTCGCCAATCCCGCAGCGATGGCGACCACCACAGTGGGTTCAGCGTTCAATGTCAAATTAAACGATGGCACAACACAAACGTATCAGCTCGCCTACCACACCTTTTTCACCACAGGTGACATGGTGAATGCAACCACGGGGGGACACATTCTCGCGGGCGGTTATTTTGACATCAATAACCAACCCATTATTGACCGCTCAGTTGCGGGCAAAGAACGCCAATCGTTCTCTGACTGCCCAGATGGCACCTCTTTACTCACATTAAAAAATGCCAAAGTTGCTGGTGTCAAAGGCAACCCTGTGTTCGCAGTGGTTCAATTTGAATACGCCACACGCGACCAATCAGGTGCAAGCACTTATGGCATGTTGCCCTCGCCCATTGCCGTGCTCACCCTCGACCAAAATCCAGACACCGGCAAACTTGATTTTGTCAGCTACTCAAACGTCGACATGTCAAAAGTTGATGGCCTGTGGATCACTTGCGGTGCCAGTTTATCGCCTTGGAACACCCACTTATCCAGCGAAGAATACGAACCCGATGCATTTGGCCTCATCCTCGAACCCGAATCAAAAGCCAGCAAACAATTCAAAGCCTTCAGCAAAAATTTATATGGTGATGAAAAACACGCCAACCCCTACCACTATGGCCACATGCCTGAAGTAACGGTTCACCCCGACGGCACAGGCAGCGTGAAAAAACACCATTGCATGGGACGCATTTCCCACGAGCTCATTCAAATGATGCCCGATAACCGCACCGCCCTCATGGGCGACGATGCAACCAACAGCGGCATGTTCATGTTTGTTGCGGACAATGCAAAGAACCTGTCTTCAGGCACCTTATATGTTGCAAAAATCGGTGCGGGCTTCAATGTGGACCCCAGCGGCGCAGCAGCAAAACTCACATGGATCAAACTCGGTCACGCCACCAGTGAGGAAGTCAAACACATGGCCGACACACTCAAACCCACCGACATCATGGACGTCGTCCTCACCGATCCAAATGACAGCACGTTCACCAAAATATTCATCAGTGGCAAAGCCAACTGGATCAAGCTCAAACCAGGCATGGACAAAGCCGCCGCATTCCTTGAAACCCACCGCTACGCTTACCTCGTTGGTGGCAGCATGGGCTTCACAAAAATGGAAGGCACAACGGTCAATATCAAAGACAAAACGGCATACTCAGCACTGTCCTACATGCAAGACGCCATGGTCGTCAATGGCAAAGGCTGGAATGCTCAAAGCGGCATGACCCTTGAAAAACCAATCAAATCGGGTGGCATCATGATGCACAAAATGATGGGTCGCCAAAAAGACAGCACGGGTCAAATGATCAACAGCGAATGGGTGCCTGCACTCACCAAAGCTTTGCTTGTGGGGGAAGACATTGTGGCAGACACACTGGGCAACACCGCCAACCCTGACAAAATTGGCAACCCTGACAACCTGAAGTTCTCAGAAACCATGCGCACATTGTTCATTGGTGAAGACAGCGGCAACCACGTGAACAACTTCCTCTGGGCTTACAACGTGGACACTAAATCCCTGTCACGCATTCTGTCTGTGCCCGCAGGTGCGGAATCCACGGGTCTGCACGCAGTCGATGAAATCAATGGCTGGACTTACATCATGAGCAATTTCCAACACGCAGGCGATTGGGAATCACCTTTGCATGACAAGGTCAAAGACATCCTCGACCCACTGATCAGAGCCAACTACAAAGACCGCTTTGGCGCGGCGGTGGGCTATTTGACGGGCGATGCCACCAGCTTAAAGCTATAA
- a CDS encoding ATP-binding response regulator, with protein MRAQASQAHKWLMGIQQHPWLHDFAETRTRAEVVQTLYTDSIIPLIINAFASIVLLYAYDFLWDMGWFFLILLVWNLWAFVQMYGEYQVKALTKLDELNHELTWFYGALYVLGSLCQFVCLACILVVFLLQQESVLNFHPVAISVFFYYFAAVMKDFPVRLLSLSYTLFLFVPMMVYYVLQGGTAAWVLAVSTLIFICGACSFSNTVGRAFVTQIRQRYELEMLTERQMLEKQRADAANQAKSRFFTSASHDARQPLQAIGLLYDSLVSSSSMDAHDRRTLEKIGSNLHSIQNLFNRVLDISRIEAGAITPQMQAVSLQNLFDTLDAQLGEFAASKHLWLRFAPTSAVVWHDPDLLERMVVNVIHNALKFTEQGGVWIGFRRARGRLEIRDSGIGIASEHQTQIFEEFHQVENSARKRNDGKGLGLGLSIVKRLAVLSNTAMGLHSSMAQGSTFWLSLNIVNAAAHVEVPMPMVVDQMASLQGLSIVLVEDDDELRTLLTASLMQYGVMVTTCSTATEVEQLFAANHPVRCDVLLTDYRLGYGATGIDVAKHARQCMGDDLPVIVLTGDTSGFDYKELLDQPHTIVLHKPVTLVQLCAHFPKPKLDA; from the coding sequence GTGAGAGCGCAAGCCAGCCAAGCCCACAAGTGGTTGATGGGGATTCAGCAACACCCGTGGTTACATGATTTTGCTGAAACTCGCACACGAGCCGAAGTGGTTCAAACCCTCTATACAGACAGCATCATTCCGTTGATCATCAATGCGTTTGCCTCGATTGTTTTGCTTTATGCCTATGATTTTTTGTGGGATATGGGTTGGTTTTTTTTGATTTTATTGGTTTGGAATCTTTGGGCGTTTGTGCAAATGTACGGCGAGTATCAAGTTAAAGCTTTAACTAAATTAGATGAACTCAACCATGAGCTCACTTGGTTTTATGGGGCGTTGTATGTCTTGGGGTCTTTGTGTCAATTTGTGTGTTTGGCCTGTATTTTGGTGGTGTTTCTCTTGCAGCAAGAAAGTGTGTTGAATTTTCACCCCGTCGCCATCAGTGTGTTTTTTTATTATTTTGCAGCGGTGATGAAGGATTTCCCAGTGCGTTTGTTGAGCTTGAGTTATACCCTTTTTTTGTTTGTGCCGATGATGGTGTATTATGTTTTGCAAGGTGGCACGGCTGCTTGGGTACTGGCGGTTTCAACCTTGATTTTCATTTGTGGTGCATGCAGTTTCTCAAATACTGTGGGCCGAGCGTTTGTGACCCAGATTCGCCAACGGTATGAGCTTGAAATGTTGACCGAGCGACAGATGCTTGAGAAACAGCGTGCTGACGCTGCTAATCAAGCCAAATCACGTTTTTTTACCTCAGCCAGTCATGATGCGCGTCAGCCGTTACAAGCGATTGGTTTGTTGTATGACAGCCTTGTCAGTTCATCGAGCATGGATGCACATGATCGAAGAACGCTGGAGAAAATTGGCTCTAACCTGCATTCCATACAGAATTTATTTAATCGGGTCTTGGACATTTCTCGGATTGAGGCGGGGGCGATCACGCCACAAATGCAAGCGGTTTCTTTGCAAAATTTATTTGATACTTTGGACGCTCAGTTGGGTGAGTTTGCTGCAAGTAAGCATCTGTGGCTGCGTTTTGCACCGACATCGGCGGTTGTGTGGCACGACCCTGATTTACTCGAGCGCATGGTTGTCAATGTCATTCACAATGCTTTGAAATTTACCGAGCAAGGCGGTGTGTGGATTGGTTTTCGTCGCGCTCGAGGCCGATTGGAAATCCGAGATTCTGGCATTGGCATTGCATCAGAACATCAAACACAGATATTTGAAGAATTTCATCAAGTAGAAAACTCAGCACGCAAACGCAATGATGGCAAAGGTTTGGGGCTGGGCTTGTCTATTGTGAAGCGGTTGGCTGTGTTGTCAAATACGGCGATGGGTCTTCACTCTTCAATGGCTCAAGGCAGCACGTTTTGGCTCTCATTGAACATCGTGAATGCCGCCGCTCATGTGGAAGTCCCCATGCCCATGGTGGTCGATCAGATGGCGTCGTTGCAGGGTTTATCCATTGTGTTGGTTGAAGATGATGATGAATTGCGCACGTTGCTGACAGCATCACTCATGCAATATGGCGTGATGGTGACCACATGCAGTACTGCAACAGAAGTCGAGCAATTGTTTGCGGCGAATCACCCCGTGCGTTGTGATGTGCTGCTGACCGATTACCGTCTGGGGTATGGTGCGACAGGTATTGATGTGGCAAAACATGCGCGTCAATGCATGGGTGATGATTTACCCGTTATTGTGTTGACGGGGGACACCAGTGGATTTGATTATAAAGAATTACTGGATCAGCCCCATACCATTGTGCTGCATAAACCCGTGACGCTCGTGCAGCTGTGTGCACATTTTCCAAAACCGAAGTTAGATGCATAA
- the hmpA gene encoding NO-inducible flavohemoprotein, with the protein MISNQARPYIEASVPVLQAHGLAITQVFYNNMLSAHPNLRHLFNEGNQASGIQQQALAAAVFAYAANIDNPDALAPVVSRIVHKHASLGITKAHYPIVGEHLIGAIAEVLGEAATPELLAAWVEAYGALADVLIQEEDRLYGEKQILAGDMMRVVVAKRVQDSDEVVSFYLEKEGGGSPGEFLPGQYISVKVFLMALGLSQMRQYSLSDSPEKDYWRISVKSERGDSVSPDGMVSNWLHSHLEPGDILDISPAYGDFTPDCASNDAIVLLSAGVGITPMLSALHSIAHIQPQRQVVFAHAALHADRHVHENEVSELVKGMPNALVHYFYDEFDAEGDSSYAVQGPMTVASFWDLSLAEAQVYMCGPKGFMLMVRNQLMDMDVPLTSIHREIFGPDLLEGLM; encoded by the coding sequence ATGATTTCTAACCAAGCACGACCCTATATTGAAGCCAGTGTCCCTGTGTTGCAAGCGCACGGCTTGGCGATTACCCAAGTTTTTTACAATAACATGCTGTCGGCTCATCCCAATTTGCGTCATTTGTTCAATGAGGGCAATCAAGCGAGTGGCATTCAGCAGCAAGCATTGGCGGCGGCAGTGTTCGCATACGCGGCCAACATTGATAACCCCGATGCATTGGCACCCGTGGTCAGCCGCATTGTGCATAAACACGCTTCTTTGGGCATCACCAAAGCACATTACCCAATTGTGGGCGAACATCTGATTGGTGCGATAGCGGAGGTGCTGGGTGAAGCGGCTACGCCTGAATTATTGGCGGCATGGGTTGAGGCTTATGGCGCATTGGCGGATGTGTTGATTCAAGAAGAGGATCGCTTATATGGTGAGAAGCAAATCCTTGCAGGCGACATGATGCGTGTCGTGGTTGCCAAACGGGTACAAGACAGTGATGAGGTCGTTTCTTTCTATTTGGAAAAAGAAGGGGGCGGATCACCAGGCGAATTTTTACCTGGACAATACATCAGTGTCAAAGTTTTTTTGATGGCGCTGGGTTTGTCTCAAATGCGTCAATACAGTTTATCTGATTCCCCTGAGAAAGATTATTGGCGAATCAGTGTGAAAAGTGAGCGGGGTGATTCGGTCAGCCCAGATGGCATGGTGTCAAATTGGCTGCACAGCCACCTTGAGCCTGGCGACATCTTGGACATCAGTCCTGCTTATGGGGACTTTACGCCCGATTGTGCATCGAATGACGCGATTGTGTTGTTGTCAGCGGGGGTGGGTATCACGCCGATGTTGAGTGCTTTGCATTCGATTGCACACATTCAGCCACAGCGTCAGGTTGTGTTTGCACACGCGGCATTGCATGCCGATCGACATGTGCATGAAAATGAGGTGAGTGAGTTGGTGAAAGGCATGCCGAATGCGCTGGTGCATTATTTTTATGATGAGTTTGATGCCGAAGGGGATTCTTCATATGCGGTGCAAGGCCCCATGACTGTGGCCTCGTTTTGGGATTTATCATTGGCTGAGGCTCAGGTGTACATGTGTGGTCCAAAAGGGTTCATGTTGATGGTGCGCAATCAACTGATGGACATGGATGTGCCTTTGACCTCAATACACCGCGAAATCTTTGGGCCCGACCTCTTGGAAGGCTTGATGTAA
- a CDS encoding methylglyoxal synthase produces MSTHLQMNAQKNIALVAHDHKKQDLIEWCEKHYDALKPHRFFGTGTTGQLIENALGFSVHRFQSGPLGGDQQIGAKIVENEIDVLIFFWDPLEPMSHDPDIKALLRLAVLWNIPTASNITTADFLITSPLFISEYVRVLPDFTDYRNRLTASHNAVIASK; encoded by the coding sequence ATGAGCACCCATTTACAGATGAATGCACAGAAGAACATTGCCCTCGTCGCACATGATCATAAAAAACAAGATCTAATTGAGTGGTGCGAGAAGCACTACGATGCACTCAAACCCCACCGTTTTTTCGGCACGGGGACAACGGGGCAACTCATCGAAAACGCACTGGGGTTCAGTGTTCATCGTTTTCAAAGTGGGCCTTTGGGTGGGGATCAACAAATTGGCGCAAAAATTGTTGAAAATGAAATTGATGTGCTCATCTTTTTTTGGGATCCGTTGGAACCGATGTCACACGATCCAGACATCAAAGCTTTACTGCGCCTTGCTGTGCTGTGGAACATCCCCACGGCAAGCAACATCACCACGGCTGATTTTTTGATTACCAGTCCTTTGTTTATCAGTGAATATGTGCGTGTTTTACCTGACTTTACAGATTATCGCAATCGTTTGACGGCTTCACACAATGCGGTGATTGCTTCAAAATAA
- a CDS encoding RrF2 family transcriptional regulator, whose amino-acid sequence MQLTKFTDLGLRVLMYLSQNRSTQTIMMSEISEALNVKHSHLIKVVTFLNKQAWIQTVRGPGGGMRLVVEPSQLLMGDVLRVLEGSSTLVDCAKPTCPLSGLCGLKNVLDEGLEAFYQHMNTHTLQDVLSPQTVQVISVLHHRYAKAM is encoded by the coding sequence ATGCAACTGACTAAATTTACCGATCTGGGTTTACGGGTGTTGATGTATTTGTCTCAAAATCGCAGCACACAAACGATCATGATGAGCGAAATATCCGAAGCCCTGAATGTGAAGCACAGCCATTTAATCAAAGTGGTGACGTTTCTCAATAAACAAGCTTGGATACAGACCGTGCGTGGACCGGGTGGTGGGATGCGCCTTGTGGTTGAGCCCAGTCAATTGTTAATGGGGGATGTGTTGCGTGTTTTAGAAGGCAGCAGCACATTGGTTGATTGTGCCAAACCCACATGCCCTTTGTCTGGGTTGTGTGGGTTGAAAAATGTGTTGGATGAGGGGTTGGAAGCCTTTTATCAACACATGAACACACACACACTACAAGATGTCTTGTCACCGCAGACGGTTCAAGTGATTTCGGTTTTACATCATCGCTACGCAAAAGCGATGTGA
- a CDS encoding tripartite tricarboxylate transporter TctB family protein → MSRRFDLGAALVFFIIGTAFMLGSRQLSGAVYGSSISSGTFPLVFGWLLMGLSALSVFETLKKDKVEAAEAEPLFLKRFSIIAVACLAYVVLLEPLGYVISTFIFLLVSFQAMHKGDLWKSVVIAAGFSLGIVILFVYILKGSLPAWPSFI, encoded by the coding sequence ATGTCTCGTCGATTTGATTTAGGGGCGGCATTGGTGTTTTTCATCATTGGCACAGCATTTATGCTAGGTTCTCGCCAATTGTCCGGTGCCGTGTATGGCAGCAGCATCAGTTCAGGCACTTTTCCACTGGTGTTTGGTTGGCTGCTCATGGGGTTGTCTGCTTTGTCTGTATTTGAAACACTCAAAAAAGATAAAGTTGAAGCCGCTGAGGCTGAGCCTTTATTTTTGAAGCGCTTTTCCATCATTGCTGTGGCTTGTTTGGCTTATGTTGTTTTGCTCGAACCACTGGGTTACGTGATCAGTACATTTATATTTTTACTGGTGTCTTTTCAAGCCATGCACAAAGGGGATCTGTGGAAATCTGTTGTGATTGCTGCTGGTTTTTCATTGGGTATTGTTATTTTGTTCGTGTACATCCTCAAGGGCAGCTTGCCCGCGTGGCCGAGCTTTATTTAA
- a CDS encoding tripartite tricarboxylate transporter permease: MSTMDYLMGGFATALTWYNLLFAFSGVVLGTAVGVLPGIGPMSGVALLIPVTAVLTSGLGLGAEAAATSSIILLSGVYYGAMYGGSTTSILLNTPGESSSVVTALDGYQMARQGRAGSALSISAIGSFVAGIITLLGLILVAEPLSELALKFGYSEYFSLMVLGLCAVSGLAGKSMVKALMMTTLGLLLATVGVDQSGSFRFTFGSPILADGIQFLTLAVGLFAVGEVFKTILEEDTSEIKLAKINSLYPSKTELKQSTGPILRGSFLGFFIGILPGAGATLASFFSYIMEKKISKTPERFGQGAIEGVAGPESANNAAAGGAMIPLLTLGIPGSGTTAVLMGALIMYNVQPGPLLFTDHPQVAWGLIASMFVGNVMLLILNMPLVRVFAKIISTPPKYLLPIIIAISVFGVYSVQNSIFDLWVLFLSGMIGYFLVKNDYPLAPVLLGLVLGPMMENNMRNALVDSSGDWMVFITRPLSGVLLLISAAWILIPLILKMRGKSVLVNEEG, translated from the coding sequence ATGTCAACAATGGATTATTTGATGGGTGGCTTTGCCACAGCCCTCACTTGGTACAACCTGCTGTTTGCCTTTAGTGGTGTGGTTCTGGGTACAGCGGTGGGTGTTTTACCAGGGATTGGCCCGATGAGTGGGGTGGCGTTATTGATTCCAGTCACGGCTGTATTGACCAGTGGTTTGGGCTTGGGGGCGGAAGCTGCCGCGACCAGTTCAATCATTTTGCTGTCGGGTGTGTACTATGGTGCAATGTACGGTGGTTCAACCACATCGATTTTGCTCAATACACCTGGTGAGTCCTCTTCTGTGGTGACGGCTTTGGATGGCTATCAAATGGCGAGGCAAGGCCGTGCGGGGAGTGCTTTATCCATTTCGGCCATTGGCTCGTTTGTGGCGGGTATTATCACTTTGTTGGGCTTGATTTTAGTCGCTGAACCTTTGTCTGAGCTGGCGTTGAAATTTGGTTATTCAGAGTATTTCTCACTCATGGTTTTGGGTTTGTGTGCGGTCAGTGGTTTGGCGGGTAAATCGATGGTGAAGGCTTTGATGATGACCACTTTGGGGTTGTTGCTGGCCACTGTGGGTGTTGATCAATCGGGTTCCTTCCGCTTTACATTTGGTTCTCCTATCTTGGCCGATGGCATTCAATTTTTGACTTTGGCTGTGGGTTTGTTTGCCGTTGGTGAGGTGTTTAAAACCATTTTGGAGGAGGACACCAGTGAAATTAAGCTGGCAAAAATCAACAGCCTTTACCCAAGCAAGACCGAGTTGAAACAAAGCACGGGGCCGATTTTACGTGGTTCATTTCTTGGTTTTTTCATTGGGATTTTGCCAGGTGCCGGGGCGACCTTGGCTTCATTTTTCTCTTACATCATGGAAAAAAAGATTTCAAAAACCCCCGAACGTTTTGGCCAAGGGGCGATTGAAGGTGTGGCGGGTCCGGAGTCTGCAAACAATGCAGCGGCAGGTGGTGCAATGATTCCATTGCTGACTCTTGGGATTCCAGGTTCGGGTACAACGGCTGTATTGATGGGCGCATTGATCATGTACAACGTGCAACCCGGTCCCTTGCTGTTCACTGATCATCCACAAGTGGCATGGGGGTTGATCGCCAGTATGTTTGTGGGCAATGTGATGCTGTTGATTTTAAACATGCCTTTGGTGCGTGTGTTTGCAAAGATCATCAGTACACCACCGAAATACCTATTGCCGATCATCATTGCCATTTCAGTTTTTGGTGTGTACTCGGTGCAGAACTCGATTTTTGACCTGTGGGTGTTGTTTCTTTCAGGCATGATTGGTTATTTCTTGGTCAAAAATGATTACCCTTTGGCCCCCGTATTGTTGGGCTTGGTGCTGGGGCCAATGATGGAAAATAACATGCGCAATGCATTGGTGGACTCATCAGGCGACTGGATGGTGTTTATCACTCGCCCATTGTCAGGTGTGTTGTTGCTCATCTCAGCCGCTTGGATTTTGATTCCATTGATTTTAAAAATGCGTGGAAAGTCAGTGTTGGTGAACGAAGAGGGTTAA
- a CDS encoding tripartite tricarboxylate transporter substrate binding protein, whose amino-acid sequence MMMKTWMAAVAAVVAVSALSACGGNKNDPNRPYKPEGLVMVAPSGAGGGWDKTARSIAKVLTDTKLIDGAMTVENSPGASGAKFLATYTTKDVGNDNKLFVNSPPIIINNLRKEGNSPVGYKDVTPLAALTKDFGAFVVKADSPFKTIGDLISAVKADPSKVSIGGGSSPGAMDHLQAMLPLFKSGVDVTKVKYVPHDGGGEAMTALLGGNLAAIATDASGVSEYVKAGKVRILAVSAPTRIAGVDAPTYKEAGINGAEFTIWRGVFGPKGMSKNAQAYWSKALADLNAKPEWQAELKTQGWEQDYKDAAAFATFLSQQDAQVKELLAALGMAN is encoded by the coding sequence ATGATGATGAAGACATGGATGGCAGCAGTGGCAGCAGTTGTGGCTGTAAGCGCATTAAGTGCTTGTGGTGGTAATAAAAATGACCCCAATCGCCCTTACAAACCCGAAGGTTTGGTGATGGTTGCACCATCAGGTGCAGGTGGTGGCTGGGATAAAACAGCACGCTCTATTGCAAAGGTGTTGACCGACACCAAACTAATTGATGGTGCCATGACTGTTGAAAACTCACCAGGCGCATCGGGTGCAAAATTCCTTGCAACATACACGACCAAAGATGTGGGCAATGATAATAAGCTGTTTGTGAATTCGCCACCGATCATTATTAATAATCTGCGCAAAGAAGGCAACAGCCCTGTGGGTTACAAAGATGTCACCCCATTGGCTGCTTTGACCAAAGACTTTGGTGCGTTTGTTGTTAAAGCCGATTCACCATTTAAAACAATTGGTGATTTGATCAGTGCAGTGAAAGCGGATCCAAGCAAGGTCTCTATTGGTGGTGGTTCTTCACCTGGTGCGATGGATCATTTGCAAGCGATGTTGCCATTGTTCAAATCAGGCGTTGACGTGACCAAAGTGAAATACGTTCCACATGATGGCGGTGGTGAAGCCATGACTGCATTGTTGGGTGGTAATTTGGCTGCAATCGCAACCGATGCGTCTGGTGTGAGCGAGTATGTGAAAGCGGGTAAAGTCCGCATCTTGGCTGTTTCTGCACCCACACGCATTGCAGGTGTTGATGCGCCAACATACAAGGAGGCGGGCATCAATGGTGCTGAGTTCACCATTTGGCGCGGTGTGTTTGGCCCCAAAGGCATGAGCAAAAATGCACAAGCTTACTGGTCAAAAGCATTGGCTGATTTGAATGCCAAACCAGAATGGCAGGCTGAATTGAAAACCCAAGGTTGGGAACAAGATTACAAAGATGCTGCTGCATTCGCAACATTCTTGAGTCAACAAGACGCACAAGTTAAAGAGTTGCTCGCTGCTCTTGGCATGGCCAATTGA
- a CDS encoding response regulator transcription factor, translating to MIKILVADDHELMREAIIQLLQSHWSSLVIDSAGSYDDVLAQFDRTQQPYDLILLDLHMPGMRGADSVHAVMSAAGQSPIIVFTGIEAPDLLHRLQHTGILRIIKKTCHSNELLQEIQLVSALSNSSNEFKHTRFNQKADQLAYLPVVSNDSTASNDYDNALLTQRQLDILRLLHQGKPNKIIARELNVALGTVKNHLYILFAKLNVSSRAQAIAKTREWFL from the coding sequence ATGATAAAAATATTAGTAGCCGATGACCATGAACTCATGCGTGAAGCCATCATACAGCTGCTACAGAGCCATTGGTCGTCATTGGTGATTGATTCTGCAGGCAGTTACGATGATGTGTTGGCGCAATTTGATCGTACTCAACAGCCTTATGATTTGATTTTATTGGACTTGCATATGCCAGGCATGCGTGGCGCTGATAGCGTTCATGCTGTGATGTCTGCTGCTGGGCAATCCCCCATCATTGTTTTTACGGGCATTGAAGCACCAGATTTACTGCATCGTTTGCAGCATACGGGCATTTTGCGAATCATAAAAAAGACTTGTCATTCCAATGAGCTGCTGCAAGAGATCCAGTTGGTCAGTGCGCTGTCCAATTCAAGCAATGAGTTTAAACACACCCGTTTCAATCAAAAAGCAGATCAATTGGCTTATTTGCCTGTTGTGTCTAATGACTCAACAGCATCAAATGATTACGACAATGCATTGCTGACACAACGGCAACTTGACATTCTAAGGTTGTTGCATCAAGGGAAGCCCAATAAAATCATTGCACGAGAGCTCAATGTGGCTTTGGGTACCGTCAAAAATCACTTGTATATTTTGTTCGCCAAACTCAATGTGAGCAGTCGGGCGCAGGCCATTGCGAAGACGCGGGAGTGGTTCTTGTGA